AGGAGACTGGCAGCGGCGGgggcctccctctcccccctcagggTACAACAACAGACGATGCCCCCCTTGGCCCACAAAGCCCATTTGGCAATGCCACTTTTCATAACGGCAGTGTGGAGGGCAGCCCTAGCAAGGACCCCTCCTCCCAGTGGAACAACTCGCCCCCTACGGAACCCCCCTCCACGGCCAATGGGAACTTTCTGAACCGCCTGGTCCCCGCCACCACCAGGGACCCCTGGGGTCCAGGCAACGGCTCTGGCCCCGCTCTGGACTCACCGCTGTCCCGCGCCACCATCTGCCTGAGCAAGATGGACATCATGTGGATCGTGTTGGCTATCAGTGTGCCTGTGACCTCATGCTGTGAGTATCAAATAGCAACCTGATGAAGGCTCTGATGACAAGAGGTTAGAGAAATTGTGTTTGAGTCAGTAGGAGGCTAACCAACACTTTTAGGCGGCTGAGATCACTTTCATACCAACCACCGTATCCACTGAAACACTGTGATACATAATGAAAGACCTGGATTTATGTATTAGAGGTTGTATCATTTTAGAGGCTGTACTGACtttgcccccccctctctctctctcccttccccctctccctcccaccctctccccctccagcTGTCCTGCTGACTGTGTGCTGTATGAGAAGGAAGAAGAAGTCTTCAAGTCAGGAGAACAACCTGAGCTACTGGAACAATGCCATCACCATGGACTACTTCAACAGGCACGCTGTGGAGCTGCCTCGGGAGATCACGTCCCTAGACAACGCTGAGGTACATCTATTCCTGATGAGACTGACAATCTTATTATAAGCCCAAAGAGGAATTCCTGTAGgaaattagaaatgtgtgtggAAGGGCCTGtatataatattattactaagTTACAGCCCCCAGTTAGGCTCCTCAACTAGATGTTCTTCAGAATTCACTAATGATACAAAACATGTAAATCAGTAAGCAGTGTTGTTGCCAAGTAGCTGGAGTACTTTAGTACATGTGAGGTCAACATGTTGGTTACATTGGACTATATTTGTGGACTATAGTGCCCTCTGCTGTAAGATTAATGGTACAGCCAAAACTTAAACTAATCATTTTGGCGTAATTTTAGACCGAGCTTATCCTTTGTGTagttcagggatgggcaactggcggcctgcAGGCCCatggatcaaatattttttgggggaactcagttggggtctcaactgagagttagaatagtagaatgcacaaggtgcaattaaAATATTTGGTTGTGCATTAGCAGTTCTTCTCTTGCTATGTcggtcactgacagtcactcaatgagcccatgtcagcaaaaatGGTGGggggtaagttagtctagcgacCAGCTATCTAaatttgtagtaatcatggtcgaattaccgaccggggggtccctattgattttgttagtcactctcacgcAGATATATtaaaaacatttctctccaccctatggcaaaattagtagaattgcatgaaatgagttatATAATTGCAAAATATTCTCTCCGCCgcatggtaaaatgtgtagaattgcagcaaacttgctttaaaactgcaaaatgttagaattgcaggaaattaactctaaaatCTTTTGCGAGAGAGGTGGGTGGTGCTTAGGGCCCACAGaacactgtacagtgggggaaaaaagtatttagtcagccaccaattgtgcaagttctcccacttaaaaagatgagagaggcctgtaattttcatcataggtacacgtcaactatgacagacaaattgagaagaaaaaaaatccagaaaattacattgtaggattttttatgaatttatttgcaaattatggtggaaaataagtatttggtcacctacaaacaagcaagatttctggctctcacagacctgtaacttcttctttaagaagctcctctgtcctccactcgttacctgtattaatggcacctgtttgaacttgttatcagtataaaagacacctgtccacaacctcaaacagtcacactccaaactccactatggccaagaccaaagagctgtcaaaggacaccagaaacaaaattgtagacctgcaccaggctgggaagactgaatctgcaataggtaagcagcttggtttgaagaaatcaactgtgggagcaattattaggaaatggaatacatataagaccactgataatctccctcgatctggggctccacgcaagatctcaccccgtggggtcaaaatgatcacaagaacggtgagcaaaaatcccagaaccacacggggggacctagtgaatgacctgcagagagctgggaccaaagtaacaaagcctaccatcagtaacacactacgccgccagggactcaaatcctgcagtgcaagacgtgtccccctgcttaagccagtacatgtccaggcccgtctgaagtttgctagagtgcatttggatgatccagaagaggattgggagaatgtcatatggtcaaatgaaaccaaaatagaactttttggtaaaaactcaactcgtcgtgtttggaggacaaagaatgctgagttgcatacaaagaacaccatacctactgtgaagcatgggggtggaaacatcatgctttggggctgtttttctgcaaagggaccaggacgactgatccgtgtaaaggaaagaatgaatggggccatgtatcgtgagattttgagtgaaacctccttccatcagcaagggcattgaagatgaaacgtggctgggtctttcagcatgacaatgatcccaaacacaccgcccgggcaacgaaggagtggcttcgtaagaagcatttcaaggtcctggagtggcctagccagtctccagatctcaaccccatagaaaatctttggagggagttgaaagtccgtgttgcccagcgacagccccaaaacatcactgctctagaggagatatgcatggaggaatgggccaaaataccagcaacagtgtgtgaaaaccttgtgaagacttacagaaaacgtttgacctgtgtcattgccaacaaagggtatataacaaagtattgagaaacttttgttattgaccaaatacttattttccaccataatttgcaaataaattcataaaaaatcctacaatgtgattttctggattttttttctcattttgtctgtcatagttgacatgtacctatgatgaaaattacaggcctctgtcatctttttaagtgggagaacttgcacaattggtggctgactaaatacttttttcccccactgtatgtgtgggtatggatgtgggttgCAGACCCGCAAGTCACTGCGGCCCCTCGTGatgattttttgtggcccccatcaaagttgcccatccctggtgtaGTCCATCGCATTTCAATTCGCTCTACTGACATATTTTTGTTGCTATGAAATCAGCATGTCTCATCGGCTCTCCACATCATTTCTCATCTGCATACTGACCACACCTCTATTTCTGATTTGTCCTCTCTTTTTGCtcactccatcgctctctctctccatcaatccCTCCTCTGGTGGTGCAGGAGGGGGATGCCGAGATTGGAACATGTTTAGGATGTTCGTGGTGACACACAGGTGTTGTGTTGCGTCTCTATTTTATTCATCCCACTCTAGCGCtgcctcatccctccctccctccatctttctctttcCTTATAATTCCCCTAAAGTGCCTCTAGCTTTACTGATGCTGTTACAATAGAGATGAATCGTGAAATGATTTATCTATATGGCTGTTACAGTCAATATCTATCGCTTATTTTTGCTGAATAGCCTTTTTCCAGTGCAACCTAGTGTATCTTCCATACAATAGTTCAAgtactatatacagtgttgtgttTATGTTAGGGTTTGGGATATTGCCAGCTAGAATGTACCTATTCCCGTCCCCTCTCTTTCTGTAGGGCTCgttcttctgaatcactctgttTTTTTctgctttttctccccctcccccaccccctgtTCTGTCTTTTAGCTGAGTCACTGccaccatttctctctctctctccctccctctcttaactctcctctgtctctctccccctttcctctctcaccctctccctccctctcctaactctcctctgtctctctccccatctcctctctcaccctctccctctccctccctctcctaacTCTCCTCTGtcgctctccccccctctcctctcctctctctctctctctctctctctctctctctctctctctctccctctgctgtgTTGATGTATTCTGCTGAGTCACCCCTCCCCTTCCCTTCTTTACTTATTTTCTCAGTTGTGGAGCCTGTTcaactcctctccctcttccctctattTTTATCTCTCTGTGTTCTTTCTGCTAGCTTAATCAGTCAGCCATCTTTTGTCCTCATCTTTCTACTACATAGCCCAGAGAATTGTTTGTGTctcctaaataaataaaataaaataaattggtcatttagcagacgctcttatccagagcgacttacaggagcaattagggttaagtgccttgctcaagggcacatcgacaggtttttcacctagtcggctcggggattagaaccagcgacctttcggttactggcacaacgctcttaaccactaagctacctgccgtgtcTCCTAAACACGCTGTCCTGAATCTCACTAgctgttgtgtgttgtgtgtgtgtgtgcgtgcgtgcgtgcgtgcgtgcgtgtgtgtgtgtgtttgtgtgtttgtgtgtgtgtttcaggagcAGGAGACGTGCCTACCCCCTAATGGAGACTACAGCGACAGCGGGGTGGTGCTGGTTAACCCTTTCTGCCAGGAGACCCTGTTCATCAACAGAGAGAAGGCCTGCGACATCTAAAGCGGACAAATGCTGGTCTGATGGCCATGTCCTGATACCACCAGTACAAGACTGTCAAAGATAAAAGTCAGACTTTCAAAATAAATGTCCCCCGCCATGGCTTTCTCCCTTTTCTCCCTGTCGTTGTCATTTTTATACATGTGGTTAACTTCAAAGACTCCCactttatactgtatattatgaaTACATAAACAAGACTAAGAGAAGAGTTAAAAACAGACACTATTTACTATGAGGGTGTGCCCGCATATTTTTCTGATGTACATTTTCTACAAAAGCTTAATTGTGATAATGGTTTTTATGTCTTTATAATCTACGGAGTATGTGTGATTTGCGTTTTGTTACAGTTGCTTTATGGACGTGGCCACTTGAATTCTGCTTTAGAGAAGATATATTCTGTAAGAACGTTATGTTTCATTTTCTTAAAAATCAAACCCAAAATACTTACTGAAAAGCCTGTTGAACTTGAATTCTGTACCTACGTACTTGAGGGGATATGGAGGTTTAGGGCAAGGTTTGTGAGGCCAGGTTTTAGTAGAGAGTGCCCAAAGGGTATAGTGTTGTGAATAGACCAAATGGACTTTCCCCCTCGCGTGTCACCAGCCTCTCTGTAGAGGGACCACGAACATGTCTTAACTCCCTTTgtcaagctgtgtgtgtgtgtgtgtgtgtttgggtgtgactgtgactgtgtgacgtgtgtgtggccatgtatggagtgtgtgtgtgcctgtctgtctgtctgtgtgtctctctctgtctgtttgtctgtatgGATTTGTGTTATGGAGTGGGTTCTGGTTTTGGCACTCAATGAGGTTTGTTTAACGTTAGCCCTCTCTAACCTTAATATTTTGAGACCAAACATATCATAATCTCCCTCCATAAGTACAGTATTTGTCCATGAGAGTAAATTGTGTTTATTACTGTAATGTACAGATATTGAATGATATTTGATTTAATTGCtggatgtaaaaataaaaaaatgccgTAGAAATCATGACCAATGAAAATACTGAGATAAAATTTTATCCTGAATATTTACTGTGAGCACATACAGTGGCAGAGTTGAATCAAACATACATATTTTGTTTCATTATCAAATCAATTTCAGTGTATCATGCTTTACTTTTGCTAGTTGCTAAATGCTGCCTCTGTTACTGCCTCTGCTTGTCACATTGTGAAACGCTGATCTTTTAAATCATACTACCCTATGTTTGAAGATTTTGTTGAATTATCATTTTGTTGAATATGTTATCAATCTACtggatgtacactgagtataccaaacattaggaacaccttcctaatattgagcgttgccccccctttgccctcagaacagcctcaattcgtcggggcatggactctacaaggtgtcgaaagtgttccacagggatgctggcccatgttgattccaatgcttcccacagttgtgtcaagttggctggatgttgtctgggtggtggaccattcttgatacacacgggaaactgttgagtgtggatAAACCcaccagcgttgcagttcttgacacaaaccggtgtgcctggcccCTACTACcaaaccccgttcaaaggcacttacattttttgtcctgcccattcaccctctgaatgacacacatacacaatccatgtctcaattgtctcaaggcttaaaaatcattatttaacctgtctcttccccttcatctacactgatttaagtagatttaacaagtgacatcaataagggatcatagctttcacctggatacacctggccagtctatgttacggaaagagcaggtgttcttaatgttttgtatactcagtgtcgCTGCAACGGGCATGTGGTGCCATACCAGAGAATGGGTATTTTGCTaaatggagaggagaggcagtATCTTGTGTCCAATGTCATGtattttttgtattgtaacatacACTGTAATTTTTACTGCTGAGCAATAAAAGAGAAAAGCTTTGAACATGTCTTACTGACCATTCATCTAttttacttatttcactcatcCATGAAGACTGTGATGACAACTGTTATAGTTGCATATTAACTGCATAGTACTCCTGAGAAATTGTGCCACTCccaatttgtattttatttgatcaACCTTCTACGCTACACAAGGCTATCTTAATTTTAATTGTCCATGAACTAAAAAATGGGAGAAGAATCATTACCACTTGCTGCAGACAGATGGGTAACAAGACAGATGTACATTAAACCTGTGGGACAAAGCAATGTGTCAGTGCCTTGCTGACCCCAGCTAAACCATTGACTAGAATGTTCTCTGTTCATCTCTGCTGGATCTGGCTAGTGGCCATTATATACATGGCCTCACTGTCATTGGATAAAGCCTACACTTTGCTAATGCTTATCTAGAGAGCTTCACTACTTGGGGTGCATTGATGAGCTACCGCTTTCTTCTATCACTAATAAATATCGTAATATTCAATGTCATTTGTTGTCATTGTTTGACTATTATGTAAGAAGTTTCAACTACCCTATGATGTGAGGGCCCCATGTAGGCCCTTTACACAAAATATACTGGTGGGCCCCAGCCCAATAGTAGGCCTAATACAGGAAAGCTGCTCTATGGGCAGCCCAGTCCCATGCTAAGCCCATAGTTTCACACGGTGGCATCCCGCCTGTGGAAAGAACACAATATATTTCTAAGTGAAGACTATCATTGAACGGAGAGCAGGAATAAGTACGTTTTCATCGAAGGTCGCATCCAGGGTACCACAATGCTTGTACTGTAAAGACTTGGAATGCTGGCTTTGAGAAAACAAGTAAACTTATTAATAAAATAAAGATTTGTTTAAGTGCTGCTCTCTGGTTCCATTATCAACTGGTCAATGATCAATACAATCAATTGATCAGTGAGGACCACACTACTACAGTGGACCTCATGGTGTGGTATCAGATTACTACCAGGCTACTGTGATAGGATGATTAAAAAAAGACATGCAATTTCATTGGTTAAAGTTTTTTTTATTTGCAGTTAATTGGTTCTTCAGCATGTCCATTATATTTATGTTCATGTTCATCCGGGGCATCTTGGAAAGTATGCATTGGCTGTACATCCGGTTAGCCTGTCAAATAGCAGTGAGCGAGCGCAGCCCCAAAGATTGGTAATGTGGCACATTGAAAGACAGGCGGTCAGACAGTAGCTACATTTTCTTTTTCACGCTAGAAGGGAAATTGTTTGATTGCTCTGGTCGAATAAGAATTTAATCCCTCCCCTTCAACTGATTTATAGAGACGTTGTGAAATTTACGTTTGTCCTTGCATAGCGTTTGTTTCTGAAAGAAAATGGCGGATGTAGAGACTGGTGGTGCTGCGCCGGAGAAGAGCCTGGATGATTTCTTTGCCAAGAGggataaaaagaagaagaaagaaaaggGAGGCAAGGGAAAGGAAGCCCCAGCTGGGCCCACACCAATTGTCTTGAAAAAGAACAAGAAGGAAAAGGAGAAGTCGGGCACGAAAAACGAAAATCAAGATGCGCAGCCGGAgaaggtaacgttagctagcgtcgCGCTAGTACTAGTTAGCCAGCAAGCTACTTGCTACTACTAGCCAAGTCAATCTGTTGCTAGCTAGTTTGCCTCATAACGGTGATGACTCATGGCTGTTTGGTAATTCACAATGGCTGGCTAGTTATTACACCGGCCTCACACACGACTTATGGAGCGATATGTACGTTTTAGTTAGCTACCTAGCCAACTAGTTCGCTACTTAAAACAGCAATCCAATAATTGagttcgctagctaacgttagctagttagacTGCACACTCACGATGTATTCCAGACGGTGAGCAGTCGTTTCTCGATTACTTTAGGCCGCGCCACTGTCAGCTTTCTCGATTGATCAACGATAGTTAACGTTAGTGTGGCTAGCATGTTTTCGACAAGTGAAAACTAACATGCCTCGTGACGAATTTGAATATTATTGGTAAATACAGCCAGCATTGTAGTAACATGCGTCATGAGGAATGTAAATATAACTAGCTTGCTAACTGATTAATTTAGTCCCATCTGTCAATTTGGAAGACGAATAATGTACTAGCTATTTGGCCTCAATCACTAGATGCTTAGGCCTACAATATTCGTCTGAGGGTTCAGATGGTTGGTCCTGGGAAATGGAGACTGGACTCCAGCTGTTAAACGTAGAACCATTTGTGTAGACAAATGATGCACAGAAAGAGTAGAACCTACTGGTGATAACGTTACTAGTAGCTAGCATTTTAAGCAGATAACGTGGTTCTCTGAGGTTATGACACATTTTCCAGGGGTGTTGTGATGCTTTGAGACTATCTCAAGTTAGGGCGTGGCCTGTATCCAGATCCTAGTTTCTATTTTATTTGTACCCTTGACAAACTTTACTTTTGATGGCCAAGTTTGCATGATCAATTGAGATTGATATGATGACGACACAAATGTATGAAGCCTTGGGGTGCGTTCGAAAATTCATTCTggccatctactccgatttcagagctaTCTCGTCGGAGTGTGTcggagcgcagaataactgatgaatttaagaaggctcaacacccattgaatatggccggtgtcggcaaaaaaaaaagttgttaaattgttgccagcagcacagttagtcaccaacgctctggataacgtgaaaacagcctaaccagctctgcaagttcgagtaaaatggtcagagtgaagtgttctctcatttgtgtctggaagtagctagccaacgttagtcaGTTAGcatgggtgcttgactgccgttttgtGAGGTCataacgctcggatcaaccctactcctcagccagagcgtccagtgtgcgctctgaatgctccgagaatttacaaacggacaatctgacaacgctctgaatttacgaacgccctgagcgcactctggcactccagattgaatttacgaacacaccttTGGATTGCTAAACCATCAGTCAGTGGGTTGTGGAACTGATGAGCTGTGCTCTGTCTGCAGGAGGACGAGGAGTGGAAGGAGTTTGAGGCGAAGGAGGTGGACTACAGCGGACTCAGACTGCAGGCTCTGCAGATAAGGTAAGGCTGAACATTGGGGGGAAGGTCGCATTCATTCAGTGGGCAGAAAACAGTAGCCTAATGACATGTTAAACATCTGTACTAGTTGCACATTTTTGTTGACTGTGTTATCTCTGGCGGTTGTGGCAGTgatgagaaggaggaagaggagtatGAGGAGGAGGTCGGTGAAGATGGAGAGATCATCCTGGTCAGTGGAGACAAAATGTCTGGGCCCTGGAACAAGTCTGGTGCCCAGCCCCCTGCCGCTGCCCCTGTTGGTGGGTATACCTTTCTCCGCATCAATTCCACACTCTTCATTGTAGTATTAAAAAGTGTTACTCCCATATAGACcctatagttttggcaattcATGTGGATAAATAATGAGCCTTGCCCCTGTTTTTACTGACTGGTTCTCTGCTCTCGTCTCTACAGAGGTGGAAGAGGTGCCTGAGTCCAAGCCTTCTGGGGTGTACCGCCCCCCAGGGGCCCGACTGACCACCACCAAGCGTGGCCCCAACCAGGGGCCCCCTGAGATCTTCAGCGACACACAGTTCCCCTCACTCGGGGCTGGCTCCAAGCATGTTGAGACGCGCAGGTCAGTGCACCTCTAAATATCACTCATCTTACAAACATGCGTAGGTGGGCACACATAC
This sequence is a window from Coregonus clupeaformis isolate EN_2021a chromosome 7, ASM2061545v1, whole genome shotgun sequence. Protein-coding genes within it:
- the LOC121569917 gene encoding protein CDV3 homolog is translated as MADVETGGAAPEKSLDDFFAKRDKKKKKEKGGKGKEAPAGPTPIVLKKNKKEKEKSGTKNENQDAQPEKEDEEWKEFEAKEVDYSGLRLQALQISDEKEEEEYEEEVGEDGEIILVSGDKMSGPWNKSGAQPPAAAPVEVEEVPESKPSGVYRPPGARLTTTKRGPNQGPPEIFSDTQFPSLGAGSKHVETRRDREMEKTFEVVKHKNRGREEGGSGASLQQLELGNQYAILGDK